The Solibacillus sp. FSL R7-0668 genome includes the window ATGCATCCAGCTGCTCAATTTTTTGATGGGATTGCTCTGTATTATCAATTAACAGCTCAATCGCTTCACGCGCATCGTCCATTTCAGATTTACTCGTTTCAATCGTTGCGATTTGCTGGTCATTACTGTCCTTCGATAATTGTATTTCACCCTGTAATTGTAATAAAATGTTGCTAATTTCCCGCGTTGCTACCGTACTTTGCTCTGCTAATTTACGCACTTCTTCTGCAACCACTGCAAAGCCCTTGCCATGCTCACCTGCACGTGCAGCCTCAATCGATGCATTTAATGCCAATAAATTAGTATTATCCGCAATACTTTCAATTAATTGAATGATTGTACTAATTTGCGCTGAGCTTGCTAACAACGAATTAACACGCTCTCCATTATAGACAACCTCGTTAGAAATCGTTTCGATCGTTTGTGATAACACATCGATGCCATGAACACTGCCCATCATGGTAGATTTCGTTTCTGTTGAATATTGGGCTAATTCATCCGTTTGTGTTAATACTTGCTGTAAAATATCCGTATTCATTTCGAGATTTTTTTCTGCTCGAATAACCTGTTCGGCCTGTTGCTGTGAATGGCTCGCTGTTGCCCGCACAGCCTGTGTTACTTCTTTTAAAGTTTCTGCCGTTGTACGCATTTCGGCTGAATATTCGCCCTGTGCTTTCGAAACAATTTGCGTATTGCTTTGCACAGATGTTAAGAGTTTCTGATAATGCGCGTTCACTTCATCAATGGCATCCTGAATCGCTCTTAATTCGGGCTCTTTGACATCTACCGCATTCGCATTAGAGCCGAGTTCGCGTAAGCGCTGTGCAAATATTGAAAGTGGCTTTAATTGTCGATTAATCATGCTCGCTAAAATAATTAATAAAATAACCGTTACAGCAATACTTCCAAGCATACTATTCTTAATGGATGAACCAATCGCATCATTTACTGTAGCTAACGCATCGGTTGTATAGTTGGTCGCTATAAAATAGGGCGTTGTATCAATTGAAGCATACAGTGCATAGCGTACAGCACCATCATAGTAAACAGGTGCATATACTTCTGCTCTATTTTCGTCAAATGTAACAGAGGCTTCTGCTCCTTTAAAAATAGCACTTACTTTTTCATCGTCTGTAATCATGCCTTTTTCAAATTTTGATGTATTGCCTTCGATTGTATTATCTGTTAATACTAAATTGCTGCTATCAAATAAATTTAAGCTATGTAAACCAAAGTCTTGGTCGAAAAAAGTGGTTAGCATTTCTTCGATTGCATCAGCTGCTAATGCTGATTGTACAATCCCATTGCCATCAGCACGTGGAATCGCTGTAAATTTAAAAATTTCGCCCGTTTCTACTTTTATCTTTAGTGTAGATGGTAACACATCCGCTTCTCCAGTCATTAGCATCTGGTAGCCATCCCAAATATCAAATAGGCTCATACCCGTAGCATTTTCCTCAGTAGTAAGTGTAAATGTACCTTCTGGATCGGTAAAATAGTAATCACTCATGCCCGTGGTTTCCTTCAATTGTTCCATTTGCGCGATTGTAACCTCACCATTTCGATCCATTTCCTTTAATATCAGGGCGGCACTTAACATGGAATTGTCTATTTCTTTTTCCATTGTCGTTACTTGCTCTGCTATTAAGGCTGTTAATCGCTTTAAATCCTTTTCAGCTGTTTCATTTGCCTGAACAGCTAATGTCGCTGTTGTTTCTGTTGCTTGTTGATCGATTTCATTGCGCTCGATTGCTAGCATGACGCCAACAATTCCAATTAACACAACTGTGAAAACAACAAAGAAGCTTAACACTTTTGATTTTATCGACATTACTTTCCTCCTTATGATTATGAAATACTTAAGGATTCCCCACATAAATAGTACCAATATTTTCAAGTTCCTTCTATAATTTTTGGAATATTTAACAAATTATCCTTATTACCTAATGGAGGCATTTTAGATAAAATAAAAAAAGCCAAAGTCGATTTAACTTTCGACTTTGGCTTTTCATGTATTGATTAGTTTGTAAATGATAATACGGCATTTGAGTATTGTGCTAACATTTTAGCCGCCTCATTTTTTGTTGTGTATTCGAACATACGAATATCGTTTGGATTATTGAATACTGTTACTACCCACATGTTTCATTTCTCCTTTTTTTAAAATTAGTTTGTGTATGATAATACCGCGTTTGTATATTTTGCTAATTGAACTGCTGCTTCACTTTTTGTTTTGTATTCGAACATACGAATATCATTTTGATTATTAAATACTGTTACTACCCACATGTTTCATTTCTCCTTTTTTATAAAGCTGTATTATAAAATAGTTCATTCCCCAATGACTTATGCGACTTGTTGTATAACACCTTATCTGAATCCTATTCTACTCCGATTATTTTAAAAAGAAAGCAATATGTTCACCTTTTCACAATGTGTTCAAAATTAAAACGCTTTCTTTGAACACTTTGTGACACTAGGTTTTTAGACGAATAATTCGGAAACAAGAGAAAAAATCCACGAGCGAGCATCTACTGTTGTAGTACAGAAGAAAAACGCTTTCATTTGATGTTTTTGACACGACACAAAAATCCAATGAAAAAATTCGAAACAGTTTTCATCGAGCTTTTTTAGTGTGAACAAATCAATTTTATGGAAAAGCAACCGTTATCTTTATATAATTACGAGGAAATGAGATACATATTGGAGGAATTTCAGTGAGCATTTATAATTACTTAGTACAAAAGCCAAACGGTGACATATTATCAATGGAAACGTACCGCAACAAAATTATGCTAATAACAAACACAGCAAGCCAATGCCAATTTACATATCAATATGAAGATATGCAAAAGCTCTACGAAAAGTATAGTCCCCAAGGCTTTGAAATTTTAGCTTTCCCTTGCGATCAGTTTGGCAACCAAAACCCCGAGGACGGCGTAACAACTTCTAATCAATGCAAACTGCAATATGGTGTAGCGTATTCTGTTTTCGATAAAGTCCAAGTGAATGGCAACCAAACACACGCATTATTCAATTATTTAAAGCACGAAGTCGATTGCCCTCAATTTGAACAGCAAACAATGCAACAAAAAATGCTGTATAACCGCATTCAAGAGCATTACCCGGACTACTTAATCGGTCGCAATATTCGTTGGAATTTCACGAAGTTTTTAGTCGACCAAAATGGTAAGGTGATTCAGCGATTTGAGCCTGATGCTTCCATGTTAGATGTAGAAAAAGCAATCGAAAGCCTTTTATAAACAGCAAAAGCATACAGGATGTTCGGGACTAGCCGCCTCATCCTGTATGCTTTTTTCTATCCATTGCGTTTTAAGAAACCCATAGCGGTATTTGTCCACTGTTCCACTTGCGCTTGGCGTACTGGGTCCTCCGCTGCTTTTTGCATCACTTTAGATGTTAGTGCCTGCGAGGAATCATTTATTTGATTTAGCACTTCACCCGTATTTTTCAAAGATTGTACAACGCCCTGCACAGTCTCCTTTTTGTATTCAATATCGTATTTCATTTTTTCGGCAGTTGCTGACAAAAGCATCGCTTGCGTTTGAATGCCGTTCATCTGTTTTTGAATCCCATCTGCATGCGAAAGCAAAACCGTCACTGTATTTTTGATTGGCTTGATGACTGCAATCATGCATACGATTAGTATAACAACTGCTAGTATTAATAGGATTACCGAAGCTAATAGCCAACTATTCACCTTAACGCCTCCTACTCATTTTCTTTATTTTATTATAGATACCCCATTTCTCTCTAGTGATAAGTAAATTTTTATCCTATTCATTTGTAGGCAATTCGTATTTTTCAGAAAAACAAAAATTATATAATTTTTATATTGACAAGTGGTTTACTTGGATTTATGATAAGACTCATAGCAAACGACAACTACATATTTTCTTATCAAGAGAGATGGAGGGACAGGCCCTTTGAAGTCTCGGCAGCAGCTAGTCTTAGCGTTGTGCCAAATCCTGCAAGTATACACTTGGAAGATAAGAGCAAAAGTTTTGATGACTATTCAACTTTCGTATCTTATTTTCAAGATGCGAAAGTTTTTTTATTGTCTCAAGAAGGCTTCGCATCAAGCATTCTAGTAAAGGTGGGTTTTAAAATGATTGAATTTTCGAATATATCAAAAATATTCAAAACGAAGGATCGAGAAGTTCATGCTGTGCGTGATGTCAATTTAACTATTGACCAAGGTGATATCTTTGGAATTATTGGGTTTAGTGGTGCTGGCAAAAGTACATTATTACGCCTGGTGAATTTACTTGAAACGCCTTCAACTGGCACCGTAAAAATTCAAGGTACCGATTTAGCAACACTCCCTCAAAAGGACTTACGCCAATTACGTCGTCGCATTGGAATGATTTTCCAAAATTTTAACTTAATGGCGTCAAGAACGGTTGCGGGGAATATCGGCTATCCGCTGAAATTAGCAGGTACACCAAAAGCAGAAATCGAACGTCGCACAGCCGAGCTTTTAAAGTTCGTTGGCTTATCTGAAAAAGCACGTGACTATCCTGAACAACTATCCGGTGGGCAAAAGCAGCGTGTAGGTATTGCTCGTGCGCTTGCAACAAATCCAGATATTCTTATCTGTGACGAAGCAACCTCAGCACTTGACCCAGAAACAACGGCTGATATTTTAAAACTACTAAAACGAGTAAATGAAGAATTCGGCATTACGGTTTTATTAATTACACATGAAATGAATGTCATTCAATCGATTTGTAACCGTGTCGCTGTGATGGAGCAAGGACAAGTAATCGAGCAGGGCGATGTTTATGAGGTGTTTACACAACCTCAGCACCCGACAACACAACGCTTTATTCAGTCAGTGCATCAGGATATCCCATCAGAGCAAATTTTAAAGGAATGGCAGCAATCTGGTGGTCAGCATTTATATCGTGTGCTATTTAAAGGGTCACTCACACATAACCCTCTACTATCCGAAATTACGCAAAAACATCAAGTACCATTCAATATTATTTACGGTTCGGTACGCGAGTTACAAAATAAATTGTTTGGTAACTTACTCATTTCGTTCCAAGGTAATGATACGCAAGTTAAAAAAGTAATCGACGAGCTTTCACAGCAAGTTGAAATCGAGGAGGTACAATTACATGAAAGTTGATTGGAATACATTTTGGCCGAGGATTGTAGAAGCAACAGGTGAAACGCTTTATATGGTTATTTTAACGCTTGGTTTCGGCTCAATTCTTGGTATTTCGATAGGAATTCTCTTATTCGTAACACGCGAAAACAATATTCTAGAGAGTAAGCTGACATTTAACTTACTCAATCTGTTAATCAATATTGTGCGACCGATACCCTTTTTAATTTTCTTAGTCGCCATTTCCCCACTTACACGAATTGTTATGGGGACGACAATTGGGACTAGTGCAGCCGTCTTCCCAATGACTATTGCTGCCGCGTTCGGAATCGCCCGCATTGTAGAAACAAATTTAATTAGCATTGATCCCGGTGTAATTGAAGCAGCAAAAGCAATGGGTGCTAGCCCACTGCAAATTATCTTTACCGTATTAATACCAGAAGCATTAGGGCCGCTTATTTTAGGGCTTACATTTGTCACAATTAGTTTAATCGATTTCTCAGCTATTGCAGGAACAGTTGGCGGCGGTGGTTTAGGTCATATCGCCATCACATATGGCTACCAACGATTTGATGGTAGTGTCATGATCGTCACAGTCGTCATATTAATTGTTTTAGTTCAACTGGCGCAATGGCTTGGCAATACATTAGCAAAGAAAATTTTAAGACGATAGGAGTCCAATCATTATGAAAAAAATCTTATTAACAGCGATTACAGCTTTATCCGTGTTTGCATTAGCAGCTTGCGGGGATGACAACGAAGTGATAAAAATCGGGGTAAACGGTGCAGATGGTGCACAATGGCCCATTTTAGAAGAAAAATTAGAAAAAGAAGGCATTGACATCGAGCTTGTCGAGTTCGCTGATTACACATTACCTAATAACGCATTAGCACAAGGGGAAATTGATTTAAATGCATTCCAACATATTTCATTCCTTGCAAGCTATGTAAACGAAAGCGGCAATGAATTAATTCCTCTTGGCTCTACAGTATTTGCGCCACTTGGCTTATACTCTGAAAAAATTACAGACATTAAGGAAATTAAAAAAGGCGACAAAATTGCCATTCCAGACGATCCATCAAACCAAGCGCGTGCATTACGTTTATTAGAATCAGCAGGCTTCATTGAACTTGCAGATGACTTTGGACTATTCGGTGATCCAACGAAAATTACAGCAAACAAATTGAACTTGGACATTATCCCAATGACAGCACAACAAACACCCCAAGTACTACCTGATGTCGTAGCTGCCATCATTAACAACGGTATTGCTGGTCAAGCCGGCTTAAATCCAGGCGAAGACCCAATTTACCGCGAATTAGCCGAAGATGAAAGCGTCTATCCATATGTCAATATCATCGCTGCCCGTGCAGAAGATAAAGACAATGAAGTGTATCAAAAAATTATCGAGCTTTACCATACAGAAGAAATTGAAAAGGCCATTGCAGAAGATACAAATGGCGGTCAGTTAATGACAATCTTATCTGACGAAGAGCTACAAAAAACATTCGAGGACTTAAAAACACAATCGAAATAATAAGGAGGAATTTCCATGACAGTAACCGTAGAAAACGAAGCAATCATTGCCAATTCAGTAAAGCAAAATAGTGAAAAATATATTGCAATAAGTAAGGCTATTCACGCCAAACCGGAAATCGGAAATGAGGAGGTGTTTGCAAGTGCACAGCTTGTGACACTTCTTGAAGAAGCAAACTTTGACGTAACAACAGCGGTTGCAGGTCATGAAACTTCTTTTTATGCACAAAAAGATAGCGGCAAACCTGGTCCTACAATTGCTTATTTAGCGGAATATGATGCATTACCAGGTTTAGGTCATGCTTGCGGTCATAATATTATTGGTGTAACTAGTGTTGCTGCTGCAATCGCATTGGCTGATACACTTGCAACAACTGGTGGTAAGGTTGTCGTACTAGGGACACCTGCAGAAGAAGGCGGTCCTAATGGTAGTGCGAAAGGCAGCTTTGTACGCCACGGATACTTAAAGGATGTTGATTTAGCCTTCATGCTACACCCTTCTGGAAAAACAGGTGTGACAAATGAATCGCTTGCCGTTGATCCTCTTGACTTTCATTTTTACGGACAAGCAGCGCATGCATCGGCTTCACCTGATAAAGGCATTAATGCACTAGACGCCGTTATTCAATTATTTAATGGCATTAACGCACTACGCCAGCATGTACCATCGGATGTGCGCATTCATGGGATTATTACACATGGCGGAGATGCACCGAATATCGTACCCGAATATGCATCAGCTCGCTTTTACATTCGTGCAACTTCTTGGCCAAAAACAGTGGAAGTTTCAAATAAAATCCGAAAAATTGCAGAGGGTGCGGCACTTGCAACTGGGGCTACAGTGAAAATTGAACGCTTCCAAAACGAAGTAAAAGACCTTGTTGTCAACGAAGTAACCGATCGTATTTTAGCCGAAAAGCTAGCAGCACTTGGAGAAGACGTTCATCCACGCGGTCACCGTTCACCTGGCTCAACAGATGCTGGAAATATTAGCTATGAAGTCCCTACTTCTCACGGCTATATTAAAATCGGACCGAATGATTTAGTTGCACATACAAATGAATTCCGTGAAGCAGCAAATTCTGAGCAAGGTTACCAAGCACTTATTACAGGTGCCATTGCTCTTGCACAAACAGGTCACACATTTTTACAAAACCCTTCCCTTATAGAGGAAGCTAAGGTTGCCCATCAGAAAGCATTAGAGCAAAAAAACACATAACGAAAAAAACATCAACTCACATGAATTTAGCGTGAGTTGATGTTTTTCGTATGTGAATGACACGGAAATAACGTTTCTACTATAAATAACGACGTGCACCTGAGTAATTCTTTTTATACGTACCTTGATTCATCGATTCAATTTTTACTTTAGATGCATAATGTGGCGCATGCAGCATTTTTCCATTACCAAGATAAAGCCCTACATGATACACTTTCCCTTTTCCTCCATTATAAGCGAAAAAAACAAGGTCCCCAGGCTTTAAATCCTTCTTAGCGACTGCTTTTCCGCCTGTCGCCTGATAAAACGAATCACGTGGAATCATAATACCATGTGTTCGGAACACACCGTATAAAATGCCTGAGCAGTCATAGCCCCAAGAGGACGTCCCTGCCCATAAATAAGGTAAATCTAAAAAGCGTTTAGCCTCTTTAATAATCGTATCGGCAGTTGGCTTTGGTAGATCACTATAGTTTTGATAAGATTTGGCATCACTTTTCTTTAATAGCTTGATCCCATCACTTGGCGTTTCTACGTAGAAGAACTTCGCATCTTCGTCGATGATTGGTAATATCGTGGCATAGCTAATATCTAAAAACGACTTTTGTGTTTCTTCGTCTAATAATGTCGTTTTCTTTGCTGTGATAATAGCTTTTGCACAGTCATCATAATTTTTTGTCGTTGCCGCCACATGTGACACGGGAACCCAACCCGGATAGCCGGCTTTTAAATAAGGCACATATTGATCTTTTGCCGCAATACGTTGCCAATTTCCTTTTGTCTCTAGAAGCGATACTTCATCACCATATAATGCTTGTGTATCAGTTTTCCCTACTAACCATTTCTTTTGTGACAATGACATTGAAGAAATCCATTTTTGCATTTCTACTGGATTTTTCGTTGAAGGGTAGTCCACTTGACGAGCCTGATTGGAATTATGCCATAAGTTTGTTACGGCTACATCGACTACATAGCGTTTTTTCCCTGTATCAACTGCACAGCTCTCAAATACAGGCTGTTCTGGTTCCGTTATGCGTATAAAAGGTTCCATAATTCGGGCTAAGTACGAAGCAAACTGTCCACGTGTCATCATTGCATTCGGTTTAAATTTTTCATTTTTCGCTGGTATAATAATTTGATTGGCAATAAAAGCTTGCACGGCAAAATAAGCAGGATGATTTTTTGGAATATCTGTATATGCTTGTGATGCTTCCCCAGTTAAACCATAAACTTGTGCCAAAAGTTTTACCGCTTGCGCACGTGTTACCGTAACATCTGGATTAAACTTTCCATCATAGCCGTTCATAATTTTTGCCTGAGAAATGGCCGCAATGACAGGCATTCTTTTATCATCTGCCTTAACATCTAAAAATGTAGGAATACTACTGAAATCTGGCTCTAATTGCAGTGTGCGTACTAAAAATTCAGCCATTTCATAGCGCGTAATGGCATCATTTACTCGAAGGGGCTTATCTGGTGTTAATGTAATGGCACCATAATCGCTTAAAACCATTAATTCTTCATGTAATTTGGAATCGTCGGGCACATCTTTAAAGGTTTTGGCCTGACTGATTGAAGCAGCACTTGTAAGAATAAGGGTTATTACAAGCATTTGCATCATTATTTTTTTAATCATCTCTCCACCTCGTTCTTTTATTTTCGACAATATGTCTTACTATTTTTTCTATCACTACATTAAATATATACCATTTATTATAAAATAATAGATTAATTGTAAAGATACATATGTTTTATAGCGTATTATTATTTTATAGCTTATATTTTGTCAAAAAAGAACGTTTTTCACGTGAAACATTTTGCGACATATTGCGCTATATCTCGCTTTTCAACGCCAATAAAAAAAGCCCCCTCAGTTGGGAGCTTCTTTTACTATTATATACGTTGGATTAATAAGCGCTCCAGCCGCCATCTGCAGCTAAAACAACACCATTAATATACGATGATTCATCACTTGCTAAAAATAGGGCGATGTTTGCAATTTCTTCTGGCTGTGCAACGCGGTGCATAATGCCTTTTACTCCACGTGATGCCTGTCCTAGACCAAACATATCATAGCCTTCAATTGATTGTGTCATACCTGTATCCACTTGTGCTGGGGCGATGGCATTACAACGAATTCCAAGTGGGCCGTAGTGAGAGCCTACGTTTTTCGTCATTCCTGATACTGCATGTTTTGCCGCAGTATAAGTGAAACCACCACGACCACCCATTAAACCTGAGATGGAAGATAAGTTAACGATAACGCCACTTTTTTGCTCTTGGAAATATGGTAATACTTTACGCATACCGCGCATCACGCCACCTACGTTAATATCCATTACGCGATTCCAAATGGCATCTTCCACATTATGCGCTGCTTGCATTTTGTCTAATACACCAGCACAGTTTACTAGAATATCGACTTGTCCAAAGTGAGCAACCGTTTCTTCTACCATACGTTGTACATCTTCTTCAACTGCGACGTTCACTTTTACGCCAAATGCTTCTTTCCCATCTGCTTTGAATGCTTCAACTGTTGCATTTAATGCCTCTTCATTGAAATCGGCAATGACAACTTTTGCCCCTTCTGCAGCATATTTCGTTGCGATTGCTTTCCCGATTCCGTTCGCTGAACCTGTAATAATTGCGACTTTATTTTCTAAACGTCCCATAAAAGAAACGCCTCCCTTAAATAATATAGTTTAATTGTAAACCTCTTGTTACTATGCGTCAAAAGATAGGATTTATCCTTTTGTAATCGCTACCAAAATTATTGTATTCCTCTAAAAAGTATCGAAAAATCCCTACGATGATAACTAGAAATCATCGCAGGGATCTCATTATTTAAAGCGAATCAAATAAATCGGGCGGTCCGGTCCCTCACTCGTAACAACCAGCGTGCCATCCTCTGTAAAACGTGGTGACACAAGGCGCTCCTTAATTGTTGGTAACGAAGAAATGCGCTTTAACCGCCCCTCTTCCTCTTCAAATAGCTGCACGGAATTGCTATCCCCTTTTTGTACAGCTACTGCAAAATGCTGACCGTCTGTTGCGAAATCACCTACTTTAACTGATGTTTTTAGCGTCGTAAATCGATTCGTTTCGAGGTCCAGTACACCAATTTCACCCGGTTGCTCAACATTACTATGCCATACATAAGCATATATTTTTTTATCATGGAGTGAAATGTCTTGCACAGTATCATATGGGATATTATATGTCCCTACATTTGTTAATTGCTGTAAGTCATGAACAGAAATAATGGTTTTCTCTTCATCATCCATTTCGATTTGATTAGAAATGGTCATATAGTTTCCATCCACATTGGACATAGTACCAGTACTTGTTACTTCGATTTCCTGAATTATTGTTGATTGTTCTGTTAGGATATTATATTTTTGATAACTCACTTCTGATCTTGAACCATCAATTGGCTTCAATGCTAAATAAATGATTTCATCGCCCTGTAAATGTACATCAAAAAAATAATCTGTCTCTATTACTTTTACCTCATTCGTTAAACGGTTAAATACATGGAGTTTTTCCTCATTATTTACCGCTGCGCTCCATACAATCCATTTTTCAGATGCTGCATAGCCATAGCTCATCTTAGAACCCGCCACTAATAAGGTTTCCTGCTTTTTAGCAACATCAAAGGAATAAAAACCATCCTCTTTTTTATAGACAAATTCATTCGTTGCATCGATATAAACAGCATGGTATAACGCATCATATGCGGATTGCGGGAATACCACCTTCTCCACTGTAAACTTTTGCTGCATAAAAAAGGCTTGATACACATACGGGCCGGCTAAAAATAGCGACAAAATGAGTACACATGCAGCCACTAGAATAGGTACTACTAGGCGTTTTTTCTTGCTCGTTTTCATGGCTTGCGGCTCCATATTCCCACGTGTTTTTTCGATAATCCGCTCCTTATTTTTCGCTGTATCGCGCAGTGGTGTTAAACGGTAGTTCGACATCTAGTAGCACCTCCCATTCTTGCTGTTGTAGCTGATTCTTTAATAGCTCCTTACCACTTTTTAACCTTGATTTAATCGTGCTTTCGGGACGTTCGAGCAGCTCTGCTATTTCCTTCACGGACAAGCTTTCTAAATAATAGTACACAATCGCCTCGCGCTGCTTTAATGGTAAATTTAAAATCGCTTGATCAAGGGCATTTAATTCCTCTTGCTCTACTAGTTTGTCCTTTGGTGCTTTATAATTTTTCGAAAAGATTTTTTCAGTCAGCTGCACTTTGCGATAGGCCCAGCTTTTCAAATAATCTTTGCTTTTATTCGCAGTCATTTTCGATAAATAGGCGCGTAGCTCCCCTTGCTCTACGTAATTTGCACAATATAATTTCATGAACACATCCTGTACAATATCCTCTGCAATGTAGGTATCTTTCACATAATAATACGCAATACGAAACAAGAGCTCGCTATAATTTTCCATCGCCTGCTCCACTAATTGCCGTGAACGCTCCAAAGTCCTCGCCCCCCTCTCTCTAACATAAACGAAGCTAACCCAATAAAAGACGAAACAATTTTTCCCCATTATAAAAAGCCTAGCATAATTGCTAAGCTTTCAAATGAACAAATTCAATTGTTTTGCATCGTTTTTTTAAGATATCTAACACATCATTTAGTTTTGCTAGTTCATCTTTTTCCACCATAAAGGCATTTTCATCATGCTGGGCAACATAGGAGCTGCTTAAAAATTCTTCATTTTCCTTTGTAATCAAGCGCACATAGCCGAACGTCATGCCCGCTTCTTTATAATCAACACGTAAAATATCACTGTATACTATTGTTTTCTTGCGTGGCTTCGCTTTTTGAATGAACAAAAATTTTTCACCCGCATAATCGATGGTTACTTCGGTTTTATCTAAGTGTACCTTGTAGCCACCAAACAACCTAAAGCTAAATGTATCCATTGTCATTACTCCATTTCCAACTTCATTAGCTTTATTATACGGATTTTACATTGGAAATTCTAATTTCTGCAATGCCCTTGCTTACTAGGCACCCACTTCCTCAACAATAATCTTGCCATTACTTGTTTTTAAGTGAATTTTATTTTCTTTTGTCCCATGTTCATAGTGTGATGTTTGCACATTATACATCGTCGCTGAACCCCAACTTGTTGTTCCTTCAATTAGTACATTTTCTAACTTTCTTAAAGTTGAAAGTTCTATTCGGCCATTTTCCGTTTTAAGTGATACGGGGTGACTTATTTGTGCAAATTGTGCCTCGATTCGGCCATTACTTGAATAGGCTTCCACTTGTGCATCTATCTCTTTTAATTGTACGCGGCCATTTGAGGAATCCAATTTAA containing:
- a CDS encoding sigma-70 family RNA polymerase sigma factor, translated to MERSRQLVEQAMENYSELLFRIAYYYVKDTYIAEDIVQDVFMKLYCANYVEQGELRAYLSKMTANKSKDYLKSWAYRKVQLTEKIFSKNYKAPKDKLVEQEELNALDQAILNLPLKQREAIVYYYLESLSVKEIAELLERPESTIKSRLKSGKELLKNQLQQQEWEVLLDVELPFNTTARYSEK
- a CDS encoding NlpC/P60 family protein, yielding MIKKIMMQMLVITLILTSAASISQAKTFKDVPDDSKLHEELMVLSDYGAITLTPDKPLRVNDAITRYEMAEFLVRTLQLEPDFSSIPTFLDVKADDKRMPVIAAISQAKIMNGYDGKFNPDVTVTRAQAVKLLAQVYGLTGEASQAYTDIPKNHPAYFAVQAFIANQIIIPAKNEKFKPNAMMTRGQFASYLARIMEPFIRITEPEQPVFESCAVDTGKKRYVVDVAVTNLWHNSNQARQVDYPSTKNPVEMQKWISSMSLSQKKWLVGKTDTQALYGDEVSLLETKGNWQRIAAKDQYVPYLKAGYPGWVPVSHVAATTKNYDDCAKAIITAKKTTLLDEETQKSFLDISYATILPIIDEDAKFFYVETPSDGIKLLKKSDAKSYQNYSDLPKPTADTIIKEAKRFLDLPYLWAGTSSWGYDCSGILYGVFRTHGIMIPRDSFYQATGGKAVAKKDLKPGDLVFFAYNGGKGKVYHVGLYLGNGKMLHAPHYASKVKIESMNQGTYKKNYSGARRYL
- a CDS encoding glucose 1-dehydrogenase produces the protein MGRLENKVAIITGSANGIGKAIATKYAAEGAKVVIADFNEEALNATVEAFKADGKEAFGVKVNVAVEEDVQRMVEETVAHFGQVDILVNCAGVLDKMQAAHNVEDAIWNRVMDINVGGVMRGMRKVLPYFQEQKSGVIVNLSSISGLMGGRGGFTYTAAKHAVSGMTKNVGSHYGPLGIRCNAIAPAQVDTGMTQSIEGYDMFGLGQASRGVKGIMHRVAQPEEIANIALFLASDESSYINGVVLAADGGWSAY